The Astyanax mexicanus isolate ESR-SI-001 chromosome 14, AstMex3_surface, whole genome shotgun sequence genome window below encodes:
- the lgals3b gene encoding galectin-3b isoform X3: protein MLADALDTGTAQSTQAGGQAWPGQPANTAWPGQPAWPGQPAQPGQPAQPTWPGAQPGMPAQPYWPGQPAQPGQPAWPGQPNQPAWPGQPNQPAAPGWPGPTPPTAPQTGAPLVVPYKLALPSGVYDRLLITIQGTIKPNAKMFTIDLGRNNDIAFHFNPRFNEGGRKVIVRNSMIGNNWGKEERDAPFPFVQGQPFELKLLCTQNEFKVAVNKNHLLEFKHRVRELNQINQITIYNDLTLSSVNVETLP from the exons CTTGCAGATGCTCTTGATACTGGAACAGCACAGAGCACTCAGGCCGGGGGGCAAGCATGGCCAGGACAGCCCGCCAATACAGCCTGGCCTGGACAACCTGCTTGGCCCGGGCAACCAGCTCAGCCCGGGCAACCAGCTCAGCCCACCTGGCCGGGGGCACAGCCAGGCATGCCAGCTCAGCCATACTGGCCTGGTCAGCCTGCTCAGCCTGGCCAGCCTGCATGGCCTGGACAACCAAACCAGCCAGCATGGCCTGGACAGCCCAACCAGCCCGCTGCACCAGGCTGGCCAGGCCCGACTCCACCAACCGCACCTCAAACCGGCGCACCACTG GTTGTTCCATATAAGCTGGCTCTGCCCAGTGGAGTTTACGACAGGCTTCTCATCACCATCCAGGGTACAATCAAGCCCAACGCTAAAAT GTTCACAATTGATCTGGGCAGAAACAACGACATAGCTTTTCACTTCAACCCCCGCTTCAATGAAGGTGGAAGGAAAGTCATTGTGAGAAACAGCATGATTGGCAACAATTGGGGCAAGGAGGAAAGAGATGCTCCGTTTCCTTTTGTCCAGGGGCAGCCTTTTGAG CTGAAGCTCCTGTGCACTCAGAATGAATTCAAAGTGGCTGTGAACAAGAACCACCTCCTTGAGTTCAAACACCGGGTTCGTGAACTCAACCAGATCAACCAAATCACCATCTACAATGATCTCACACTTTCATCTGTTAATGTAGAGACACTACCCTGA
- the lgals3b gene encoding galectin-3b isoform X2 — protein sequence MDLADALDTGTAQSTQAGGQAWPGQPANTAWPGQPAWPGQPAQPGQPAQPTWPGAQPGMPAQPYWPGQPAQPGQPAWPGQPNQPAWPGQPNQPAAPGWPGPTPPTAPQTGAPLVVPYKLALPSGVYDRLLITIQGTIKPNAKMFTIDLGRNNDIAFHFNPRFNEGGRKVIVRNSMIGNNWGKEERDAPFPFVQGQPFELKLLCTQNEFKVAVNKNHLLEFKHRVRELNQINQITIYNDLTLSSVNVETLP from the exons ATGGAT CTTGCAGATGCTCTTGATACTGGAACAGCACAGAGCACTCAGGCCGGGGGGCAAGCATGGCCAGGACAGCCCGCCAATACAGCCTGGCCTGGACAACCTGCTTGGCCCGGGCAACCAGCTCAGCCCGGGCAACCAGCTCAGCCCACCTGGCCGGGGGCACAGCCAGGCATGCCAGCTCAGCCATACTGGCCTGGTCAGCCTGCTCAGCCTGGCCAGCCTGCATGGCCTGGACAACCAAACCAGCCAGCATGGCCTGGACAGCCCAACCAGCCCGCTGCACCAGGCTGGCCAGGCCCGACTCCACCAACCGCACCTCAAACCGGCGCACCACTG GTTGTTCCATATAAGCTGGCTCTGCCCAGTGGAGTTTACGACAGGCTTCTCATCACCATCCAGGGTACAATCAAGCCCAACGCTAAAAT GTTCACAATTGATCTGGGCAGAAACAACGACATAGCTTTTCACTTCAACCCCCGCTTCAATGAAGGTGGAAGGAAAGTCATTGTGAGAAACAGCATGATTGGCAACAATTGGGGCAAGGAGGAAAGAGATGCTCCGTTTCCTTTTGTCCAGGGGCAGCCTTTTGAG CTGAAGCTCCTGTGCACTCAGAATGAATTCAAAGTGGCTGTGAACAAGAACCACCTCCTTGAGTTCAAACACCGGGTTCGTGAACTCAACCAGATCAACCAAATCACCATCTACAATGATCTCACACTTTCATCTGTTAATGTAGAGACACTACCCTGA